In Bacillales bacterium, the genomic stretch ATTCCGATCCAGTTCGTCGAGAAGTTCGACGTGACGGTGACTGCCGTTGAGCTGTGCGAGCCGCATCTTGAAGGCGGCAAACAGCGAGCGGAAGGACGCAGGACTCGTCCCGCTTTGGGCGTTCACGGCGAGCGAGGATGAGGGGGACGCGTTCGAGTGGCGGTACGCGAAGTCGGTGGTGGATTAGGTGCAGGCGCATCCGAATGCGGAGGAGATGCGGGAGATGATACGTTCGTGGAAACGAACGTATCATCGATGGAGCAGGGACACGCTCGGGGTTGGCGTGTTCGTGACCCGCATTGATCGAAAAAGGTGACCCCATGAAAAAGCTGAAAAAATTGAAACCCTTCGTCAGGAATGTCCCCGTCATGCAACGCTATCAGTGGCAAAAGGCAGGTGCGGCCAATAATTCATCCGGAAAACGAAGGCGAAAACGAACAATCCGACGACCATCGCGATCATCGTTACGATCGAACCATTCCGTTCGCGGCAAGTTCGCCCTAGATCCATAGACTCATTTCCTATGAATTTCACCTCCCGCCAAATGAACCTTGTTATAATCACCAAGTGTGCCAATTTCGTTAGGGAAAGGAAGACATCTATGAGATTACTGAAAAAGGCGGGCATGTCCGCGCTGGCGTTGCTGGCAATGGCTGCGGTTGCGCTGCCGGGACATCAAGCGAATGCGCAAACAAAGACGACGGCGGATCACGTCGTCATCAACGAAATTGCCTGGATGGGAACGACGACGAGTTACAACGACGAGTGGGTGGAGTTGTACAACCCGACGGCCCGCGGCGTGAGCGTGGACGGCTGGAGATTGGCGACGGCGGACGGCACGCCGGATGTGACCTTGTCGGGAACGATCGAGGCGCAAGGGTTTTACATATTGGAAAGGACGAGCGACGGTACGCTGCCGGATACGGCGGCTGATAAAATTTACGCCGGAGCACTGGTGAACGCGGGCGAAGATTTGCGGCTCGCGAATGCGAGCGGCACCGTGATCGATGAAGTCGATCAGTGGTACGCGGGAGACAACGACGCGAAAGCGACGATGGCGCGCGTGTCGGCGAGTGCGCCGGGCACGGACGGCGCGAGCTGGAGGACGGCGATTACGGCGTACGGCGGCGGGTACGGGACGCCGGAGGCGGTGACGCCGAACGAAGGGGCGGCGGACAGCGGGCCGGGATCGATCGCGGTGTATTTCAATAAAGCGGTCGATACGAGTGTGGCGGCGGATGGGAATGAAGCGAACGGGAACGTGAATCTTGCCGAGAAGCTGATCGCGCGGATCCATGCGGCGACGGAATCCGTTGACGCGGCGATTTATGAGATCAATTTGCCGAACGTCGTGCAGGCGTTGATCGCCAAGGCGGCCGAAGGCGTGCCGGTGCGAATGATCGTTGATGCGAAGGAGACGGAAGATTCGGGGCATGTCGAGCGGTATAAGCTCATGCGCGTCTATTTGGAGCAACTCGTGCGCGGGGCGGACGGCGAGGTCGGGACGGCCGATGATGTGCACGTGTTTGCCGACTCGCCGATATTCGCGGTCGAGGATGCGAGTTTCCGCCAGCAATATGGGTTGGCGGCGAGCGGATACAAGGATTTTCCGCGCAAAACGGTGGATGTCGGGGAGCATACGAGCAGCGGGTATTTCATGGTGGACGCCGAGCAGAAGGCGGACGGCGGTTACTATTCGCCCGGCGAGCAGATGCACAACAAGTTCGCGGTCATCGACG encodes the following:
- a CDS encoding phospholipase D-like domain-containing protein gives rise to the protein MRLLKKAGMSALALLAMAAVALPGHQANAQTKTTADHVVINEIAWMGTTTSYNDEWVELYNPTARGVSVDGWRLATADGTPDVTLSGTIEAQGFYILERTSDGTLPDTAADKIYAGALVNAGEDLRLANASGTVIDEVDQWYAGDNDAKATMARVSASAPGTDGASWRTAITAYGGGYGTPEAVTPNEGAADSGPGSIAVYFNKAVDTSVAADGNEANGNVNLAEKLIARIHAATESVDAAIYEINLPNVVQALIAKAAEGVPVRMIVDAKETEDSGHVERYKLMRVYLEQLVRGADGEVGTADDVHVFADSPIFAVEDASFRQQYGLAASGYKDFPRKTVDVGEHTSSGYFMVDAEQKADGGYYSPGEQMHNKFAVIDDEEVWTGSWNWTTTGLYGSEANREAGILGGNSQNVVDIVSEPLATVYETEYSEMWGSRALTPNPAMANFNDRKTDNTKHTVYVNDTKIDVYFSGGDDAIGHVTDYIQASADESAHFCIFAWSDQSMVNALKVKWEGSAEDNVGTRTGFEVKGVFDEIFWNQWWSASVDMTGRTASDTSENNPNIRWNHPAPVYEDNEDRKLHDKYMIIDAGTSSDPTVITGSTNWSTNGNTNNDENMLFIHNGRIANQYEQDFYQRYETAGGTDAHSFWERLWHALKKIVGMGN